A genomic stretch from Enterobacter oligotrophicus includes:
- the speA gene encoding biosynthetic arginine decarboxylase, with amino-acid sequence MSDDMSSVSPSSAGEQGVLRSMQEVAMSSQEASKMLRTYNIAWWGNNYYDVNELGHISVCPDPDVPEARVDLAKLVKTREAQGQRLPALFCFPQILQHRLRSINAAFKRARESYGYNGDYFLVYPIKVNQHRRVIESLIHSGEPLGLEAGSKAELMAVLAHAGMTRSVIVCNGYKDREYIRLALIGEKMGHKVYLVIEKMTEIAIVLEEAERLNVVPRLGVRARLASQGSGKWQSSGGEKSKFGLAANQVLQLVEILRERGRLDSIQLLHFHLGSQMANIRDIATGVRESARFYVELHKLGVNIQCFDVGGGLGVDYEGTRSQSDCSVNYGLNEYANNIIWAIGDACEEHGLPHPTVITESGRAVTAHHTVLVSNIIGVERSEITEATPPADDAPRSLQSMWETWQEMHEPGTRRSLREWLHDSQMDLHDVHVGYSSGTFSLQERAWAEQLYLNMCHEVQKQLDPSNRAHRPIIDELQERMADKMYVNFSLFQSMPDAWGIDQLFPVLPLEGLNHAPERRAVLLDITCDSDGAIDHYVDGDGIATTMPMPEYDPENPPMLGFFMVGAYQEILGNMHNLFGDTEAVDVFVFPDGSVEVELSDEGDTVADMLEYVQLDPKKLLTQFRDQVKNTGLDDALQQQFLEEFEAGLYGYTYLEDE; translated from the coding sequence ATGTCTGACGACATGTCTTCGGTTTCGCCTTCGTCAGCGGGCGAACAGGGTGTACTACGTTCCATGCAGGAGGTTGCGATGAGCTCCCAGGAAGCCAGCAAGATGCTGCGCACTTACAATATTGCCTGGTGGGGCAATAACTACTACGACGTCAACGAACTGGGCCATATCAGCGTTTGCCCCGATCCGGACGTCCCTGAAGCGCGCGTGGATCTCGCTAAACTGGTGAAAACCCGTGAAGCGCAGGGCCAGCGTTTGCCCGCACTGTTCTGCTTCCCGCAGATCCTGCAACACCGCCTGCGTTCTATTAACGCCGCGTTCAAACGCGCGCGTGAATCCTACGGCTATAATGGCGACTACTTCCTGGTCTACCCGATCAAGGTAAACCAGCACCGCCGCGTGATTGAATCCCTGATCCACTCCGGCGAACCGCTGGGTCTGGAAGCGGGCTCTAAAGCGGAGCTGATGGCGGTACTGGCGCACGCGGGTATGACCCGTTCGGTGATTGTCTGTAACGGCTATAAAGACCGTGAATATATTCGTCTGGCGCTGATTGGCGAGAAGATGGGCCACAAGGTCTATCTGGTTATCGAGAAGATGACTGAAATCGCTATCGTGCTGGAAGAGGCCGAGCGTCTGAACGTAGTGCCACGCCTCGGCGTGCGTGCGCGTCTGGCCTCTCAGGGCTCGGGTAAGTGGCAGTCCTCCGGCGGCGAGAAATCCAAGTTCGGCCTCGCGGCGAACCAGGTGCTTCAGCTGGTGGAAATTCTGCGCGAGCGCGGTCGTCTCGACAGCATTCAACTGCTGCACTTCCACCTCGGCTCGCAGATGGCCAATATTCGCGACATCGCCACCGGCGTGCGTGAATCGGCGCGTTTCTACGTTGAGCTGCACAAGCTCGGCGTGAATATTCAGTGCTTCGATGTGGGCGGCGGCCTGGGCGTGGACTACGAAGGGACCCGCTCGCAGTCCGATTGCTCCGTCAACTACGGCCTGAACGAATACGCTAACAACATCATCTGGGCAATCGGCGATGCCTGTGAAGAGCACGGCCTGCCGCACCCGACGGTGATCACCGAATCCGGTCGTGCTGTTACCGCGCACCATACGGTGCTGGTCTCTAACATCATCGGCGTTGAGCGTAGCGAAATCACCGAAGCGACGCCTCCGGCAGACGATGCCCCACGCTCCCTGCAAAGCATGTGGGAAACCTGGCAGGAGATGCACGAGCCGGGCACGCGTCGTTCCCTGCGCGAATGGCTGCACGACAGCCAGATGGATCTGCATGATGTTCACGTCGGTTATTCCTCAGGCACCTTCAGCCTGCAGGAGCGCGCGTGGGCGGAGCAGCTCTATCTGAACATGTGCCATGAAGTGCAGAAGCAGCTCGACCCGAGCAACCGCGCGCACCGTCCGATTATCGACGAGCTGCAGGAACGTATGGCGGACAAAATGTACGTCAACTTCTCGCTGTTCCAGTCAATGCCGGATGCCTGGGGTATCGACCAGCTGTTCCCGGTTCTGCCGCTGGAAGGGCTGAATCACGCGCCGGAACGTCGTGCGGTGCTGCTGGATATCACCTGTGACTCCGACGGCGCTATCGATCACTACGTTGACGGTGACGGTATCGCAACAACGATGCCAATGCCGGAGTACGACCCGGAGAACCCGCCAATGCTGGGCTTCTTTATGGTCGGCGCGTATCAGGAGATCCTCGGTAACATGCACAACCTGTTCGGTGATACCGAAGCGGTTGACGTGTTTGTCTTCCCTGACGGCAGCGTGGAAGTCGAGCTATCTGATGAAGGGGACACCGTGGCGGACATGCTCGAATACGTTCAGCTCGATCCGAAAAAACTGCTTACTCAGTTCCGCGATCAGGTGAAAAATACCGGTCTGGACGACGCCTTGCAGCAGCAGTTCCTGGAAGAGTTTGAAGCGGGTCTGTACGGGTACACTTACCTGGAAGACGAGTAG
- the yqgB gene encoding acid stress response protein YqgB, with protein sequence MNKKPVARSEFQHTLLGNGAVYGLLSPYNAAIVVNCFTLNTKS encoded by the coding sequence ATGAATAAGAAACCGGTCGCACGGTCTGAATTTCAGCATACTCTGCTGGGAAACGGAGCCGTTTATGGGTTGTTATCGCCGTATAACGCTGCGATAGTAGTCAACTGTTTTACACTTAATACAAAGAGTTGA
- the metK gene encoding methionine adenosyltransferase, translated as MAKHLFTSESVSEGHPDKIADQISDAVLDAILTQDPKARVACETYVKTGMVLVGGEITTSAWVDIEEITRNTVREIGYVHSDMGFDANSCAVLSAIGKQSPDINQGVDRADPLEQGAGDQGLMFGYATNETDVLMPAPVTYAHRLVQRQAEVRKNGTLPWLRPDAKSQVTFQYDDGKIVGIDAVVLSTQHSEEIDQKSLQEAVMEEIIKPVLPTEWLSSATKYFINPTGRFVIGGPMGDCGLTGRKIIVDTYGGMARHGGGAFSGKDPSKVDRSAAYAARYVAKNIVAAGLADRCEIQVSYAIGVAEPTSIMVETFGTEKVPSEQLTLLVREFFDLRPYGLIQMLDLLHPIYKETAAYGHFGREHFPWEKTDKAALLRDAAGLK; from the coding sequence ATGGCAAAACACCTGTTTACGTCCGAGTCCGTATCAGAAGGACATCCTGATAAAATTGCTGACCAAATCTCCGATGCGGTGCTGGATGCGATCCTCACCCAGGACCCAAAAGCGCGCGTAGCGTGTGAAACCTATGTCAAAACCGGCATGGTTCTGGTTGGCGGTGAGATCACCACCAGCGCATGGGTTGATATCGAAGAGATCACCCGTAATACGGTGCGTGAGATCGGCTATGTACATTCTGATATGGGCTTTGATGCCAACTCTTGCGCGGTACTGAGCGCCATTGGCAAACAGTCCCCGGACATCAACCAGGGCGTTGACCGTGCCGATCCGCTGGAACAGGGCGCGGGCGACCAGGGCCTGATGTTCGGCTACGCAACTAACGAAACCGACGTGCTGATGCCAGCGCCAGTCACCTACGCACACCGTCTGGTGCAGCGTCAGGCTGAAGTGCGTAAAAACGGCACCCTGCCGTGGCTGCGTCCGGATGCGAAAAGCCAGGTGACCTTCCAGTACGACGACGGCAAAATCGTCGGCATCGACGCGGTGGTACTGTCCACTCAGCATTCCGAAGAGATTGACCAGAAATCTCTGCAGGAAGCAGTGATGGAAGAGATCATCAAGCCGGTGCTGCCGACCGAATGGCTGAGCAGCGCCACCAAATACTTCATTAACCCAACCGGACGCTTCGTTATCGGCGGCCCAATGGGTGACTGCGGTCTGACCGGCCGTAAAATCATCGTTGATACCTACGGCGGCATGGCACGTCACGGTGGCGGCGCGTTTTCTGGTAAAGATCCGTCTAAAGTTGACCGTTCTGCTGCATACGCTGCTCGTTATGTTGCGAAAAACATCGTGGCTGCGGGCCTGGCTGACCGCTGTGAAATTCAGGTTTCTTACGCCATCGGCGTGGCTGAGCCAACCTCCATCATGGTTGAAACCTTCGGTACTGAAAAAGTGCCTTCAGAACAGCTGACCCTGCTGGTGCGCGAGTTCTTCGACCTGCGTCCATACGGCCTGATTCAGATGCTGGATCTGCTGCACCCAATCTACAAAGAAACCGCTGCATACGGTCACTTTGGCCGTGAACATTTCCCATGGGAAAAAACCGACAAAGCCGCTCTGCTGCGTGACGCTGCCGGTCTGAAGTAA